In Vicia villosa cultivar HV-30 ecotype Madison, WI linkage group LG7, Vvil1.0, whole genome shotgun sequence, the DNA window GGCATTAGTCGGTGGAGGATTGTTCGGTTTCATCCAAAAAGGAAGCACCGCTTCACTCGCCGGAGGTGTCGGCACCGGTTTGGTTCTCATCCTCGCCGGTTATCTCAGTCTCAGTGCCTTCGGAAAGCGGAAGAACTCGTTCCTTGCTCTCGCTATTGAGATCcgtatgttttatttatttttatttcgttTTTGTTATTACTAATAGTTTTTTCATGatgattgatgttgttttgattcttgattctGAATTTAGAACTTGTTGTAATGATATATATATCATGATTTGATGATATTGTTGTATGAATCACGACAACACTGATTGATAGattataataatttgaaaaaataataaattaaacataatcacaatCACAGAAGTGTAGTATATATGAAATTGGCACGGATATACTTTTTTCAGAGGTGTTGGTGTTACGTAGTTTTGCTCAAGCACGGTATGGGAAACACGGTATCAACACTGACACGTTGGCAccgtaataatttgaaaaaaacgAATAAATAATTACTAGTGTTAGTGTCGGTTTTGGACACCGGCGCCCACAGGAATGCACTTTTTTAAAGGCGCTCACAGGAATGCACTTTTTTAAAGAGGTGTTGGTGTTATTGAGATTTTACTTCATTTTTAGGTATtgtttatactttttttttttggctttataccaccggtattgtttatatttttccAAAGTAATTTTTCTTAGTTCTAAGTTGTGTCTTGGGAAACATTTTTAGGTACtttgtggattttttttttttatttgaattggtTCCTTACATATTGTGTCTGAATATTTGGATTGGAATTTCATCAATGCATTAAAATAAGGTTTGACTTCTACTTTTATGAAGTTTGATCGCGTAAAGGCTTCTGTGATTTCAGTCTATATTGGTGTTACGACCCTGATTATGGTTGTCGTGGTGTGAATTAACCTTTTTATCATAAAAAGGGTGAATAACAGTATCGGTATCAGTACCTTCCGAATTCCGATATTGTTTTGTCGTGaccttttttaaaataatttaaaacgcTAGTCATACCAATGATTGTGTAAGCTTTATTTTGCTTCATTTTTAGGTATTGTTCATATTTTTTCGAAGTAATTTTTCTCAGTTCTAATTTGTGTCTTGCAAAACAGTTTGTGCAGGCGCACTAACTTGGATCATGGGGCAGAGATACTTGCTAACATCAAAGATTATGCCAGCTGGTATTATTGCAGGACTAAGGTAATTAAAAAGGATTGATTATACTTTGATTTATTTTTGTAGGGATTAAATTTTAAGTTATACAAGATTTTATTATTGGATAATTTGTTGTCTTGTAGATCATAAATTGATGAACTTTTCTCTTATGAAGAATTAATGCATTCACTGATGTGATTTTGttctttttactatttattttctaattaatgAAGGATTCACCATTCCATTTATTCAGAATAAAAGGAAAACTGTAGTTTGCCATCATCCCTTAGGAGAAAAATTGAATATAATGTTGGCTATGGATATGACTTAAATAGAATTTGTACAGTTTTGGCAGTTATTGTGCCAAACAAACTGGTTTTATGGGTTGAGTTCAGTGTTTTTTATGGTAGATGGCGGTCCATGGCGGAGAGCCGCCGCTTTGTGGCGCTGTTATAGTGGATTATGGCGGTAAAACCTGCAATATCGGCCTATATTTATCAATATGGCGAGCCTAAAAATGTATATCCGCCATAGCACCGCCATGGCCGCTTTTTGATAATACTGGTTGAGTTAGATTTAAAATCTAATACACTGTCTGAACTTATTTCTAAATGTGTTGTTGGATCACTTGAATTATCTAAGCACTCGACACAATAGCCCTAATCAAAGTTTGAACATCTTAGCTATACATTTTTGTCCAAAATCTATGAAGCGTGACCTTGTTTAGCGCAAGTTCTTTTCGATTTGTTTTAATATCTTGTTGGTTTGAAGAT includes these proteins:
- the LOC131615815 gene encoding protein FATTY ACID EXPORT 6-like isoform X3, which translates into the protein MHDFCFTIPYGLALVGGGLFGFIQKGSTASLAGGVGTGLVLILAGYLSLSAFGKRKNSFLALAIEILCAGALTWIMGQRYLLTSKIMPAGIIAGLSGVMTLFYIFKLATGGNHIPAKAD